In one Streptomyces sp. T12 genomic region, the following are encoded:
- the eccD gene encoding type VII secretion integral membrane protein EccD → MPTTVGAAANTGSYAGPGAHTGPGVPTARSTGFRRIIVAAPDSRIDVALPDDIPLAHLYAEILRLSGQSPAPGAPVGYHLVRRDGTVLDGARSLATQRVVDGEFLLLRPFSDSLPPAVFDDVSHATASAVTRDRALWNDELLRSAGLFGGCVLLMLLAFVAWSSDVRHDMHGLPGIVAGVSGVVLLALAAVRARVYDDRGSSLAFGTGALANLGVAGSGLLALSSEEGIGRLQFLLACAAVLVGSAVLVILTPSGDSPFVAFVFASAIGMLLTFMSILTEMRPVETAAVCSPLALGTLAFLPGLATRFARLPIGFDPPRTAVGAGYDDADTDTDGAEAHAAIDAERIAAQARRGHELLLGLVGGCALVAAAAAAVLGFSDDLWAQLLALATGLALLMRAHLFRHTVQVGCTLAAGLASLVLLGLGLSLNPPGWMVLEALRGDGSALYIRLVWLSVAVAVVAGAIAAIALVVPSKGVTPFWGRFLEIAESFVLLTLLPLCLAVFGAYHQMRSLSS, encoded by the coding sequence GTGCCTACGACGGTTGGAGCTGCGGCGAACACCGGCAGTTATGCGGGACCGGGGGCCCATACGGGACCGGGGGTGCCGACCGCCCGCAGCACCGGCTTCCGCCGGATCATCGTGGCGGCGCCCGACAGCCGTATCGATGTTGCGCTGCCCGATGACATTCCGCTCGCGCACCTCTATGCGGAGATCCTGCGCCTGTCGGGGCAGAGCCCGGCACCTGGCGCTCCGGTCGGGTATCACCTGGTGCGCCGGGACGGGACGGTGCTCGACGGGGCGCGCTCCCTCGCCACGCAGCGCGTCGTCGACGGCGAGTTCCTGCTGCTGCGGCCGTTCTCCGACTCTCTCCCGCCCGCGGTGTTCGACGACGTCTCGCACGCCACGGCCAGCGCCGTCACCCGCGACCGAGCGCTGTGGAACGACGAACTCCTGCGCAGCGCAGGGCTCTTCGGCGGCTGTGTGCTGCTGATGCTGCTCGCCTTCGTGGCCTGGAGTTCCGACGTCCGCCATGACATGCACGGGCTCCCGGGCATCGTGGCAGGGGTCTCAGGCGTGGTGCTCCTCGCGCTCGCCGCCGTACGCGCCCGGGTGTACGACGACCGCGGCTCGTCCCTGGCCTTCGGCACAGGCGCCCTCGCGAACCTGGGAGTTGCCGGCAGCGGACTGCTCGCGCTGTCGTCCGAAGAAGGCATCGGCAGGCTGCAGTTCCTGCTCGCCTGCGCCGCTGTGCTGGTGGGATCGGCTGTGCTGGTGATCCTCACACCGAGCGGCGACAGCCCCTTCGTCGCCTTCGTCTTCGCCTCGGCCATCGGCATGCTGTTGACGTTCATGTCGATCCTCACCGAGATGAGGCCGGTCGAGACCGCGGCGGTCTGCTCTCCGCTCGCCTTGGGGACTCTCGCCTTCCTGCCGGGCCTCGCCACGCGTTTCGCCCGCCTTCCCATCGGCTTCGACCCGCCGCGCACCGCCGTAGGCGCCGGCTATGACGATGCTGATACCGATACCGATGGCGCCGAGGCACACGCCGCGATCGACGCCGAACGCATCGCCGCTCAGGCGCGGCGTGGGCACGAGCTGCTACTCGGCCTGGTCGGCGGTTGTGCGCTGGTGGCGGCGGCTGCGGCAGCGGTGCTCGGGTTCTCCGACGACCTGTGGGCTCAACTGCTCGCGCTCGCCACGGGGCTGGCCCTGCTGATGCGCGCCCATCTGTTCCGGCACACCGTCCAGGTGGGGTGCACGCTCGCGGCGGGCCTTGCCTCGCTGGTGCTCCTGGGACTCGGCCTCTCCCTCAACCCGCCCGGGTGGATGGTCCTGGAGGCGCTGCGGGGTGACGGCTCGGCCCTCTACATCAGGCTGGTGTGGCTGTCGGTCGCGGTCGCCGTCGTCGCCGGGGCGATCGCTGCGATCGCGCTGGTCGTCCCCAGCAAGGGGGTCACCCCGTTCTGGGGCCGATTCCTGGAGATCGCCGAGAGTTTCGTGCTTCTGACGCTGCTGCCGCTGTGTCTTGCGGTGTTCGGCGCGTACCACCAGATGCGCTCGCTCTCTTCGTGA